Part of the Solanum pennellii chromosome 10, SPENNV200 genome is shown below.
tgtccttaccgttatacaaacggctcacatatacccctgccgttccaaaatggctcacatatacccttcatttaacggaagttaaaaaattaattttaaatttatatttattacttctattttttaaaaaaaaattatttaggggtatatatgattcatctatcaaagttcaaggtatattttaattttttcatacataaattattttttggcttcttttattataattatttgagttttttattcttattttgtttttgtctttcattgcttagtttaaagaaaaaaaatttaaattattttttctgtgtgtattgtaatttaatttcgtattcgaaaaaaaaatttggtcatctacaataagttttacaagaatattagtgaaacataaataaatttgattatcaaaataataattatagattagtcattgaaacaaaaaaagtcaaaaaaaaatgtttgacgaggattaaatttactcatatgggattatattttttagaaaaaagtaataaaaatttagattaaaattatttttttcatttccgttagaggaaaagggtatatgtgagccatttgtttacaagtaagggtatatatgagccactttcataactaggggtatatcagctctaaatgacaaagttgaggggtatatcagacccttttcccaaaaattaatatatataatctaGAGAAAAAACTATGGGAGGTGATGGGGTGGTAGGGACTATAGGAGTGAGGGTGAAGATCGATGAGGTAGGGAGCATACGGAATGtcacttataaaatttattttttcggATATTAGAAAACTCGATCATTCTCCAGTAACATTTAagttattcattttaatttagtgtAGTTTCAATGTTTTGACATTTGCTTATAAATATGTCATCTATATCACACCCCTTTTGTATAATAAGAATGATTTATTTCGTACGCGATAAAATCATACCTATTTATAACAATGATAATGTTTTACTATAACGATTCGACTTATTTCACTTTATGTTATATGTTCTCTACAATACCACCTCACTATGGatgtcaaaaaataataatccaaTGCTATTATATTAACTGACATATTGCACTAAATTGCTACTTTATGTCAGATTCTTAAaaaatgcattatttttttaaagattcaACATGCATCCAGCGATATCTTTCAAAAATTCGAGCAACATAGCTGAACAACATTTCCATCCGTGTATGATTCAAGTCCACAATGAATTTCGATTAATTGAATCCATCGTCCATGTATTGAGCCTCTTCAAACCAAGTTTATTGACATCGACAATGATCCCTCTAGAACGCGGCTAGATCGATAAGATAACAGTAACCACATATACGATTATGCACATGGCGGGAAGGTCTTTATACACCTCACCTTCACTAAAAATCCTATTTGTGAGATTACACTGAATATGTTGGTATATAAAGGGGGTTTGTTGGGGGNNNNNNNNNNNNNNNNNNNNNNNNNNNNNNNNNNNNNNNNNNNNNNNNNNNNNNNNNNNNNNNNNNNNNNNNNNNNNNNNNNNNNNNNNNNNNNNNNNNNNNNNNNNNNNNNNNNNNNNNNNNNNNNNNNNNNNNNNNNNNNNNNNNNNNNNNNNNNNNNNNNNNNNNNNNNNNNNNNNNNNNNNNNNNNNNNNNNNNNNNNNNNNNNNNNNNNNNNNNNNNNNNNNNNNNNNNNNNNNNNNNNNNNNNNNNNNNNNNNNNNNNNNNNNNNNNNNNNNNNNNNNNNNNNNNNNNNNNNNNNNNNNNNNNNNNNNNNNNNNNNNNNNNNNNNNNNNNNNNNNNNNNNNNNNNNNNNNNNNNNAAGGGGgtttgtggggggggggggttgggGTTGGGGAGCAAGATAGTCCATCTTTAGATTTCTGAAAAGGACTTGACTGTCCTAAATCCATGATTATCTGGAAGAGGTCCATTCCCTGGCCTGACAGATATTATCACTTCCAAACCTGAATAAAGAAAAGGGGGTTAAAAAGttcaatgaaatataaatatatatatatatacacatattgaAGTGTACGATCAACTCATGTAACAACTTAAGTGGCTCAAGAGAACACTATATATTACCACCACTAGCCACCATTTACAATCATCACCACCAACCACCGTTACCATAACAACCAACCATGTCAGCTGACAATCACCACTATATATCgttcatcatcgtcatcattaTTCACCACCATATAAAACATTCACCACAATGGTCAACCGTCACCACCAACTACCACTATCAACAATCATTGTTTAACTGCTTAATACTAGAAAAACAAGTTTTGTACATTCAGATGTTAAGAAAAGAGTCTTAAATCATTAAGTATTTGACAGCATGTACCACCAAAGATTGTGCTGGGGTGGTAAGTACCCCTTTTATCTTTAACAAGAGGTCTTAGGTTCAATCCTGGTCAAGTTTAACCACCCAAAGTTCGAGTTCTAGGGGTGAATTCATATCAGTCGGGCTCCAAAAGAGGTACTAGACACCGGCTAGGAAACAAAAGAATATATTACAGTGAGTACATGTTTAATCATCagaatatgttttgatttagtgTTGTataacagaaaataaaaatgttgcTACTATTTGTTATAATGGTAAGAAGGGCAATAGGTCGAAACTAAGAAACGAAGTACTTCTCATATAAAACAACCAGAATTTTACCTGCTGGTTTTGCAGCTATAGCTTCTTGATAGACATCAGTCACGAACAAAATCTCGGATGGGTGATCTACCCCCAAGGATGCTGTAATTTCATGgtaactttttgtttctttcttattCCTACAATAAGTAGAAGTAATTcgaattacttaaaataacgagAGAGATTGGAGATGTGGCTTGATGAGAGGTAGAAATTTACCCTACTGTTGTATCAAAGAATCCGCAGAGGTATTTTCTCAGGTCCCCATAGTTTGTGTAACCAAACAAAAGCCTTTGTGCCAATCTGCTGCCACTTGAGTATATGTACACCTTAAGGACAAAACAACAAGTCAGTTTCGATATAAGAGGTTATAGATTTTGTAACACACCTTCCGTCAGgataatgaagaagaaaaatgcaATCAATACAGCAAGCTGAAGCCGTTAATCCAACAACCATTACTACGCCTCAGTCCAAACAAGTTTTGGATCTACTATATGAATCCCGACTCCTTTTTTGAAGCTAGTATATTAATCTCTACTTTCTCATTTAAACTCAACCAATATCTTCATCATACCCAAAAacgtaataaataaatttatatacatacatatagcAATTATTGATACCAATGATAATATTAGACGTTCTCCAACAAGTCGAAAACTTATCCCAACTAGTAGATATCACCTATAAGAATCTTCTTCTTCCATTGTGCTTTATCTTTAGCTAAATCTGcattgatttcaaaaatttgtAGGTCTTTCAAGAAAACTTCCTTCCACGTGATTTAGGTGGAAGCCATTAGTAATAGAAGAAATTCCTTTGAACATAATCCAACATGAAGTCTTCATTTGCAACTACAACTTTATGAAACTAGAGCTCATTGAAAAAGCGAAATGCACAAGTGCAGAAATGATGGGAAACCGAGGGAACCTTGATGCCTGAGGCAGCCCATCTCTCAAGAGCTTCGGGCACATCATCAAATACAACTCCCTCTAACTCGTTATTTTTAAACCCCGTTTGCCATATATGACCCTGAGTGACAGAATATGAAGACAAGCACAAATTGTAAGGAACATGTGTAGAAACTGAGAAACTATAGAACATTTGGACGGGACGAGGGACAAATAATTTTACCACAGATCTACTCACCTGTAACTCCTTTAAGGCAGTAATTTTTCGGTCAGCTTTAATCATAGCCTCCACATTTGTTACCAAAGCCGCAATTACCCTCTCCTTCCCAGCATCATTAGAGGGGATAGGCACAGCACCGGCAACACCATTTTCCAAGTCTTCTTGTACCTGAAAGAAGAATGTAAAGGGGGCAAAATTCAGTTGCCCTTACAGCATAGTACCTAATTATGAATTACCGTTTTTTAAAGTTCAACATGTATATTAGACAGTTTCTACTTATGACAAATGTTGAACCGTGTTTTAGTGAAAAAGGGAAAGATACCTACTTTTACATAATAATGGATACAATGTATAAAGACAGAGATGTAGAACTCCAGCTGAGTGGTGTATTCTACTTCGTAAAATATTTAGTGGGGTTCTAATTTTAATCAGCTTTAGTTTTCATATCTTACTCTTTATGAGTATTGTCATGAAAGAGGAAAACTTGAACCTAAGTCTAATGCTAGCCTTTGATCCAAACAACCGAATTCCTAATCTTGAAAGTATTGAAGTAATCGACAGAAGCACCACTCCTTCCTCAATGCCCTTGTTATCCAAGCGTCAGCAACCCAAATGGGCTTGACAAATACCATTTTCTCTTTCTAGTATAACTGAATTCAGAAAAGCAAAGCACACTCAGCATGGtattattatcaaaaaatgGCTAACATGTGGTGTTGAGAGTGTAAAACAAgcatttattttcttgaaagtgGGAGATTCAAGTGGATAGTACCGATTTAATGGATGTGTAATAGTATATGTAAAGAAATATTACCATATAGAAGAGGTAAGGGGTGTAAACAAGCCACTGGGCTCAACTTGGGTTATATAGAGAGTAGCTCGAGCTCAAATCGAGATCAACCTATCATGAAATCTGTTAGCTTACTTGGGCTCTTAGTAGCTTAATATCCTCCTGAGTTTCTGCAGAATCATATGTTGCATCCAAATGCCTCCCCACATTATCACGAGCATAAGGAAAAAGAACGTCTGTAACAAATGATATGGGCGTTGTGGTTCCTTCAATATCCAAAACGATGCAGCGCTGCACCAAACTACAAAAATCACTATGCATTTCACGTGACACTTACTTATATGCATATGAAgcttaaatcaaaatcataaatttcaagaaactaGAGAATGgtccaaaattttcaaatgctTACCCTTAATGGCTCAATGTCACCATTTGAAGCAAGAGCACCTGCTTTTGCAGACATCTTGACGTTTCGAGTGCTGCTTAAAGCACCATTGCAGTTATGAATAGGACCATGAGTTGTTGTTGTCCAGTCCAGTCCGAACTGATTAAGTTTAACTGTGGCATTATGATACCGATGATTCAATTGTACCTTTAAAAACAGAGGAGCACTATCAGAAATTCAGAATACTTGGGAGGCTTATGCGGGTAAGATGTGGCCAATGGCGCAGATAACACATACATATCCTCTTCCACCATCCTTTCCTTCTGCACCCCTGATCAAACAACCCAAAATACACACAGAACTCAAAGAAGATAACAGAAAGCAAAGTTCAAGATTTAGTAGGTGTAATATAGGAAAAAGTAAACTTAGTCCCTATTTTCACCAAACCAAACTAATCCGACTTTAGGGATATTTTTTGATAACCTTGAAGTTTGACCCTTAGTGGACAAAGTTGCTCAAGTCTGGTGGGAGGTAGGAGCTACGACCACAGGCGGAACTAGCTAACAACAAGTAGCTATGGTTCGAATCCTCGCTAAATAAATGCAGATGATATATTTCGTACCCAATAAATCAAACAAGAATCATGACGATTTAAATTTAGGATCTACCTCTCATTCTAAGAGTAGAGGCACATGCAGCTATTTAGTTGTGGGTTGATCTGAACACAATACTTTTGATGCAGAACATAAGTTTATGTGTAAAAATCAACCAAAATTAGGATAAATAAGAGGAATGAACAATCATCAACTAATTATCAAAAGCATAATACGTAAATGTGTCATTTAGCTTAGATATAGCTGACATTTACGCCCTCCAACTTTAGGTATGCACAAGTAGAGATTTAAACTTGCATAAAACTAAACAAGTAAACACATGTGTCTTACGTAGCAATTCACGTAAGATACATTCGAAGTGATTTCTATTACGCAGGACGCACATCATGTCATGTAGGATTCATGTATCtgcttgttcaactttatacaaatttaaacgCCAACTTGTTAACACTCAAAGTTAGAGAGCATAAATGTCAACAGAATGAGTTTATGTAGTATAGCTTTCAAAAAAGATAGGAGCAAAACTCCTTACACACCACCCTCATCATAGCCCACTCGAGGATTAATGATTACATTAGGTATGTTATGTATTActctttccttttaaaaaagaatgacattattttctttttagtcctgtttcaaaaataatgaCTCCTATTCTTTTTTGgcaaaactttaactttaactttacatgtgacatgtttaagatatCACACGAAATtatggtacatttgacataactttaatttagaaccgcaaaattaaaaaatcttttttcttttcttaaactccgtttcaAGTCAAACTGGGTTATTCTTTCTGAAACGGATGgagtataaaatttatcaaaacacATCTCAAACTCTCTTATCCTATGTAGCAATTAAAAGTTGGGGATAAATATTCTAAACTCACACAGGTGAtatgaaatttacaaaaatGAGGATAATTTCATACAATTGGTTCAAATCCTAGAGCTTAAATTTTGAATCCGTCTCTAAATAAAATACGTTAAATGGATGCTTACTACCTGAAGGAGGAGATGACGATAAGTTGTTCAGGTTTAGGAATTGAGTTATTCTGGACTTTAATGGTACCTTCCAAGTATTGTTGTGAATTTGTCGCCATCTTCAGAGCTCCGTTCATGGCCAATAATGGTGCTGCTGAAGCTATAGCCATTATCTGCTATCTACTTCAATTGGATATTTCTCTCTTTAGAAAAATgctatgaaaaaagaaaaatatatatatatattaattagtttataacaaaaacataatattttatagatataaaaaataatatatctatAAGAATTGTGGTGGAGTTATAAGTATTCGCTCTTTTTTTCAGAGATAGTGAAttaaaccttttttttaatttattgtttacAGTCAAAGAAGGGAGTGTAAAACTTTGGTGTTAGGTAAAGCAAAATCGCCGTCCCCCTAACACAAACCCTAACAGAAATGAGTATGAGTATGGCAGATGAAGCGGAAGATGCTATATTGGCATATCTCAAAGACAACGATGAGATTTCAAATTCTGCTAACTTTGCTCAGGATTTGGGTTTTAGCCATGACGACATTGTCAATGTTATTCGCAGACTCCATGGCTTTCGACTTGTGGATGCTAAGGTACTTTTTTCCTAGTTCATTTTCGTTCTGTCCTGTTCAAATTTGATTAGAGAATTGAAGTTAATTATGATTTGGAAGATTTGAATTGTGCAGGACATTAGGAGAGAGAGATGGGTGCTTACTGAAGAGGGGAAAACTTATGCTGCTGTAGGTTCACCAGAATTTCAGCTTTTCTCAGCAGTACCATCGGAGGGAATTGCGAGGGAAGATTTGCAGGTTGAACTGTAtttgattttgtgttttttttttttactttttcatgcGCTATTTCAGATTGCTTTTACATCAAACAATACAAAATTAGAGATTTGTGAGCTCTCTTTTGGCTAATCGTTTATGTGGATGCAGAAAAAATTGGATCCTGCAGTTTATAAAATTGGTTGTCAGCAAGCTATAAAGAACAAGTGGGTGGAGATGGCAAAGACTCATGTCTCAAAGAAGGTACAGTAGGCAGCTGCATAGGAGTATAATTTTGCtccttctattttattttatcgcAACTGTAGTTTTGCTCATACTCCTCTGTATGTCTAATTTATCATTCTTTGTTACGATCACAGTTTCTTAATTGATGAAAAATTGTACCTTCTCCCAGTCCTTGcctaaaacaaaattttataatcttCGGTACCAAAAGATTATTCCCTGTtttcagtttcaaaaaaaagaagactaTTCCCTTGTTAAGCTTGCTTCTTTGTTGCATGATCGTCTCTCATTTGGAATTGCTTATCTCTGTCTCTCAATCACCAATCTCGtcccacataattcattttgataGGTAGTAGTAGTATTTCCTGTCTttgcaattttaattttgttaaccTCACTCCACTTAAAGTTTTTAACACTATCACAATCGACTTTCCTGTCCCTTCTACTTGAGCTTGTAAGTGCAAAAGTATATCTATACAACCATCGTGAAGATTAGGACCCAAGTGTCTCCAATACTTTGAGAGCGAAATATGTGGAAATCTATGAGAAGCGACCTTTTCGCTGAAAGGTCTTGTTCGTGAGCCTTCTGCTATAAGTTCTGTTTCTTTACAGAAAAGAGGCAACATAAATGGACTAGTCTCATCATTTGACCTTGCCTAAATGACGAATAGCAGTTTATCTATTCCTTGATCCCCGGTGGTTCTTGCTTGGGGGACTAGGGTAGTCAAATAATCAGGAATCGCCTCATGCCTCGCGATGACTATGAAAGTCTggaaaagcctttattacttGCTTAGTACCAGTTCTTTAGCGATAATAACATGTCATTTCTAGCCTATATTCAACATGATTTTAAACAGTAACTGTCCCTTGACTTCCCTTGCAGTGGTTCCAGGATTTTTCTGTTTCTTCTTCTATGTTTTGTTGCTGCTTATTGTTTGCCATCTACTTCAGTTCATAGCAAAGGGCCTTCTTTTGTTTTAACCGTTCTCTATCCTTATCCATATATGTTTAATGAGGTCTCTGAGAACTATAATGTAGAGGCAGCAAGGGAAGGTGACATCAACATGTGCTTATTTTAGTACTTTTTACAGGGCTACCTTTTAGTCTATTTGTTGACTTCATGTAGGTCCAACATGCTGATGACAAAGTTAAAAATTTGCTGTTGCGGATACAAAATGACGAGGTATATAGTTTGTAGCCTGTGGTTATCTTATTCCCCAACCCTTCACCTTTTGCTCACCTTTCATTTTTACTAATAGCTCTCCTCCCAGACAGGAAATTAGTAATGGTTTTGTAGCTGGTTGACtattatattaatcaatttgactGCAACAAAGCAATGCTTTGCAGGCTGTCAATCAGGAGGATATTGATGCTCTAAAGCGAAGAAAACTAATAATTCAGCAGTAATTATCTATTCTTAGTATCCTTTCTCCGGCACTTGATGTTTACAAGATGTAATCTTTCAATTATCCTAATACGTGTTCAAATCTTTCTAGGGTTTGGAAAGGAAATTCCGTAAGAAAAGGTCCTGAATATGCCCCAAAAAGGAAAAGAGCAGCCACTGATCTCACTCGGGAAAATTTACAGAGGTAACTTTCTTGACtcatttggaaagaaaaaactGTTAGTTCCTCATAAAAAGATAGCTAAGTCATTCAGTTATGCGAACAGCTCGGGTTAAATTACtgggaaaaaaaaagtattttggaATGTGACAATCAGCTTTTGGATAATGCCTGAATAGGGAATTTGAATCAATTGCTAAGGCAGTTTGAGCATATTATTCAGTCCTCGGTTTTGAACTATAAATTGAAGAGTTGGTAAATGCTCTATAACTTAATCAAACACCAAAAATTGACGGAGTTTGACATTGTTTTGGTGTTTGAGAAGTCCCTATGTGTGGATCTCCAGGAAAGTGTACCTTTTTAGCTTTTTCTTTAGATTCGAACCCTAGCACTTGTGCTTCAGAGTGTCGACTGTCCCGGAGTTTCCCATGTAAGATTTTCAAACTCCAAGACAATGTGCTTGAGTTTCTTGTGTTTTAGCGTTTAGAATATTTTACTTCCACATTTCTACCAGTTTTCATATGTTGtctatttttcaattactaGTCAGAAAGTGGTCAACACTtgctatttttatgtttaaaaaataaaaaaataaaaaaattcatgggctgGGTAAATGGGAGATGTTGCAATATGCAGTTTTCACAGATGGTTTCGgagtattcaatatttatttaatacaaattcatatgtTTGAATAATTAATCTTAGTAGGGATCCACTAATTCCATGATGGACGAAGCatttagtttattttctaattaacaTATGTTGCTTGTTCTTTTGAAGGGGTGATTGGAAGGAATTGGAATTTAAAGAGTACAACTTCAGTGCTAAAGGTCAGCCTGTCGAAGGCGGCCATCTTCATCCATTGCTCAAGGCATGTTTGGTTCCCTTTTTCATTATTGATTGTTGTTGTGGccttaaattgattttttttctgttaGCTAACTGAGGCCAAATTGCCTTCCCTCACGTGTTGATTAAATCTTACCATCTTGTTGCAGGTTAGGCGGCAGGTACAAACGATTTTTCTTAATATGGGGTATGACTGAATGACCTTTTCTCATGAATAAATGCATGTGTGTAGATGaatgtgtctatatatatatatacatatatacatatacatatatatatatatatatatatatgtagttaTGGATTTGGAAATTCTCTGTAT
Proteins encoded:
- the LOC107002717 gene encoding probable bifunctional methylthioribulose-1-phosphate dehydratase/enolase-phosphatase E1 1 codes for the protein MAIASAAPLLAMNGALKMATNSQQYLEGTIKVQNNSIPKPEQLIVISSFRGAEGKDGGRGYVQLNHRYHNATVKLNQFGLDWTTTTHGPIHNCNGALSSTRNVKMSAKAGALASNGDIEPLRRCIVLDIEGTTTPISFVTDVLFPYARDNVGRHLDATYDSAETQEDIKLLRAQVQEDLENGVAGAVPIPSNDAGKERVIAALVTNVEAMIKADRKITALKELQGHIWQTGFKNNELEGVVFDDVPEALERWAASGIKVYIYSSGSRLAQRLLFGYTNYGDLRKYLCGFFDTTVGNKKETKSYHEITASLGVDHPSEILFVTDVYQEAIAAKPAGLEVIISVRPGNGPLPDNHGFRTVKSFSEI